A window of Sphingorhabdus lacus contains these coding sequences:
- a CDS encoding DUF885 domain-containing protein, translating to MLKAFTLIALLSSAAPVYADANADLKTLVDAYWADTLKESPIFASSLGVDTYAREVGDFSLAASDRRAATAAAFLAKLNAIPQDQLDAASKVEAGILARSLNSTIEGNRFGQRAINFTTYSSWHQSFAGMANNLPFRTKADYESYNARLAQYAAVNDQNIDVANVAIRGKYTQPCETLEGFEATVTGLIVADPKKARHFGPYTRAKPESLTTAEFDALADEAAKTIETVVYPALRKQLDWYVKSYKPACAKAPGVSAQPGGAAYYNFRIREETTTNLTADQIHNIGLSEVARIRNEMVEVAKKAGYESREAFIEHLRTDPQYYAKTPEELMEKTARVAKLIDGKMPTLFGKLPRLPYGLREIPKETAEGTTTAYYNPGSPEVGISGTYYVNTSKLNQRPFWEIPALSMHEAVPGHHHQIALQQELPLSDFRKNGAFFTAFVEGWGLYSERLGLEIGLYDTPAKDMGRLSYEMWRACRLVVDTGIHAKGWTKQQAIDFMTENSALSAANIEAEVNRYISWPGQALAYKLGELKIRELRAMATKELGPKFDLSAFHDAVLRQGAVPLDVLESQIRDWVASEKAKG from the coding sequence ATGTTGAAGGCTTTCACGCTCATTGCCCTGCTATCCTCGGCGGCTCCCGTCTATGCCGATGCCAATGCCGATCTGAAGACGCTGGTCGACGCCTATTGGGCCGATACGCTGAAGGAATCGCCCATCTTTGCAAGCTCCTTGGGGGTCGACACCTATGCCCGTGAGGTCGGCGACTTCAGCCTTGCGGCATCAGACCGTAGAGCCGCGACTGCGGCGGCCTTTCTTGCAAAGCTGAACGCCATTCCCCAGGACCAGCTGGACGCCGCCAGCAAGGTCGAGGCAGGCATTTTGGCACGCAGCCTGAACAGCACGATCGAAGGTAATCGCTTCGGCCAGCGCGCCATCAACTTCACCACCTATTCCAGCTGGCACCAGAGCTTTGCCGGCATGGCGAACAACCTGCCCTTCCGCACCAAGGCCGACTATGAAAGCTACAATGCGCGGCTGGCGCAATATGCGGCGGTGAACGACCAGAATATTGACGTCGCCAATGTCGCCATTCGCGGAAAATACACCCAGCCCTGCGAAACGCTGGAGGGTTTTGAGGCGACGGTGACCGGCCTGATCGTAGCCGACCCCAAAAAGGCACGCCACTTTGGCCCCTATACCCGCGCCAAGCCCGAAAGCCTGACGACCGCCGAGTTCGATGCGTTGGCCGACGAGGCGGCGAAAACAATCGAGACTGTCGTCTATCCCGCCTTGCGCAAGCAGCTCGACTGGTATGTGAAGAGCTACAAACCGGCCTGCGCCAAAGCCCCCGGCGTGTCGGCCCAGCCGGGCGGTGCGGCCTATTATAATTTCCGGATCCGCGAGGAAACGACCACCAATCTGACCGCCGACCAGATCCACAATATCGGCCTTTCGGAGGTCGCCCGCATTCGGAACGAAATGGTCGAGGTCGCGAAAAAGGCGGGCTATGAAAGCCGCGAGGCCTTTATCGAGCATCTACGCACAGATCCGCAATATTATGCCAAGACACCTGAAGAGTTGATGGAAAAAACGGCGCGGGTCGCCAAGTTGATCGACGGCAAAATGCCGACCCTTTTCGGCAAGCTCCCACGCCTGCCCTATGGCCTGCGCGAAATTCCGAAGGAGACGGCAGAGGGGACAACGACCGCTTATTATAATCCGGGATCGCCCGAAGTCGGCATTTCGGGCACCTATTATGTCAACACGTCCAAGCTGAACCAGCGGCCCTTCTGGGAAATACCGGCACTCAGCATGCATGAAGCGGTTCCCGGCCACCATCACCAGATCGCGCTGCAACAGGAACTTCCGCTGTCGGACTTCCGCAAAAATGGTGCCTTCTTCACCGCCTTTGTCGAAGGCTGGGGGCTTTATTCGGAGCGTCTTGGACTTGAGATCGGGCTCTATGACACGCCTGCCAAGGATATGGGCCGCCTGTCCTACGAAATGTGGCGCGCCTGCCGGCTTGTCGTCGACACCGGCATTCATGCCAAGGGGTGGACGAAGCAGCAGGCGATTGATTTCATGACCGAGAATAGTGCGCTTTCGGCGGCCAATATCGAGGCGGAGGTCAACCGCTACATCAGCTGGCCGGGTCAGGCGCTGGCGTACAAGCTGGGCGAGCTGAAGATCCGCGAGTTACGGGCGATGGCGACCAAGGAGCTGGGGCCCAAATTTGACCTGTCGGCCTTCCACGATGCCGTGCTGCGCCAGGGGGCGGTGCCGCTCGACGTGCTTGAAAGCCAGATCAGGGACTGGGTCGCCAGCGAAAAGGCGAAGGGCTAG
- a CDS encoding demethoxyubiquinone hydroxylase family protein, giving the protein MAQQNILKTAAQRSDAIKSMIRVNQAGEYGAKRIYAGQLAVMGDRTPAARSIAHMAEQEERHLSAFDKMMAERGVRPTLLHPIWDVAGFALGAVTAAIGPEAAMACTVAVETEIDRHYAEQLEELGDSDPELSAMVADFQADELEHKATALAEGAERAPAYPLMSAVIRLGCRTAIAVSKRI; this is encoded by the coding sequence ATGGCGCAGCAAAATATCCTGAAAACCGCAGCCCAGCGTTCCGACGCGATCAAAAGCATGATTCGCGTCAACCAGGCCGGGGAATATGGTGCCAAGCGCATCTACGCAGGGCAGCTCGCCGTTATGGGCGACCGTACCCCCGCCGCACGCAGCATCGCGCATATGGCGGAGCAGGAAGAGCGGCACCTTTCGGCCTTTGACAAGATGATGGCGGAACGCGGTGTGCGTCCGACCCTATTGCATCCTATCTGGGATGTGGCGGGTTTTGCCCTTGGCGCGGTGACCGCCGCGATCGGTCCCGAGGCAGCCATGGCCTGTACGGTTGCGGTCGAAACCGAAATTGACCGGCACTATGCTGAGCAGTTGGAAGAATTGGGCGATAGCGATCCCGAACTGTCCGCAATGGTTGCCGATTTCCAGGCCGACGAGCTGGAGCATAAAGCCACCGCGCTTGCCGAAGGTGCAGAGCGCGCCCCTGCCTATCCGCTGATGAGCGCAGTCATTCGCCTTGGCTGCCGGACCGCGATTGCCGTTTCCAAACGGATATGA
- a CDS encoding disulfide bond formation protein B: protein MNQKIGFAHRLAFLLPAWLLAGAYGSQYIGGLPPCEMCWWQRYPHFEAVALAAIAFFVGNPGYRKALVALAALGILTSGLIGGFHAGVEYGWWEGLTSCTATISGSGDELLKSIMNAPLVRCDTAPWTLFGISLAGYNFLLSTGGAIAILWTIWRSKIS from the coding sequence ATGAACCAAAAAATCGGTTTTGCGCATAGGCTGGCGTTTCTGCTCCCCGCCTGGTTGCTGGCGGGGGCCTATGGCTCGCAATATATTGGCGGTTTGCCGCCCTGTGAAATGTGCTGGTGGCAACGCTATCCCCATTTCGAGGCGGTCGCGCTTGCGGCTATCGCCTTTTTCGTGGGTAATCCCGGTTACCGCAAGGCACTGGTCGCGCTGGCGGCGCTGGGCATCTTGACCAGCGGCCTGATCGGCGGCTTTCATGCTGGCGTCGAATATGGATGGTGGGAAGGTCTGACGTCCTGCACCGCGACGATTTCGGGGTCCGGCGACGAACTGCTCAAGTCGATCATGAATGCGCCGCTCGTCCGCTGCGATACCGCGCCGTGGACTTTATTCGGCATTTCGCTGGCCGGGTATAATTTCCTCTTGTCGACAGGCGGCGCAATCGCCATCTTGTGGACAATATGGCGCAGCAAAATATCCTGA
- a CDS encoding S41 family peptidase: protein MKKRLLPSTLALALTFAVPATVLLAQSAPPKSAAQLQADQIRELEQFLAVYKKVKSSYVDKVDDKQLMEGAIQGMLASLDPHSGFLNKSDFSSLQTQIDGEYGGLGLSVTLEDEAVKVIAPTKDTPADKAGIKSGDYITHLDGKLIFGGTLDEAVEAMRGEPGTSIKLTIVRPGRDAPFDVTITRAIIDLKPVRWEVKDRIGLITITGFSEETGADVVAAVSSIKKSLGGKPLGYIVDLRSNPGGILDEAVAVSDAFLASGEIVSERGRDKRDIERWWAERAVPGDVTGGAPIIVLVDAGSASASEIVAGALQDHHRGLVMGERSFGKGSVQNVLPLTRDTGLRLTVARYHLPSGRSVQEGGIKPDIQVPQLSDPDYKKRVAIRESDLRRHLINEMQDNAKELEEDIADDPRFALTAEQLKAKGITDFQLHYAMETLNRLGTKTMKLAEKPVKGKAQN from the coding sequence ATGAAAAAGCGTCTGCTTCCTTCTACCTTGGCACTGGCTTTGACCTTTGCCGTTCCTGCGACGGTTTTGCTCGCACAAAGTGCTCCGCCGAAATCTGCCGCGCAATTGCAAGCAGACCAGATTCGCGAACTGGAACAGTTCCTTGCGGTGTATAAAAAGGTGAAATCCAGCTACGTCGACAAGGTCGATGACAAGCAGCTTATGGAAGGCGCCATTCAGGGCATGTTGGCCAGCCTCGATCCGCACAGCGGCTTTTTGAACAAATCCGATTTCAGCAGCCTGCAAACCCAGATTGACGGCGAATATGGCGGCCTTGGCCTGTCCGTAACGCTGGAAGACGAAGCGGTTAAGGTTATCGCCCCGACCAAGGATACCCCCGCCGACAAGGCAGGCATCAAGTCCGGCGACTATATCACGCATCTCGACGGCAAGCTGATTTTCGGCGGTACGCTTGATGAAGCGGTCGAAGCCATGCGCGGCGAACCGGGTACATCGATCAAGCTGACCATCGTCCGGCCCGGTCGCGACGCGCCCTTTGATGTCACCATCACCCGCGCCATCATCGACCTCAAGCCCGTCCGCTGGGAAGTGAAGGACCGCATTGGTTTGATCACCATCACCGGCTTTTCCGAAGAGACCGGCGCGGATGTTGTCGCCGCCGTATCGAGCATCAAGAAGTCATTGGGCGGGAAGCCCTTGGGCTATATTGTCGACCTGCGGTCCAACCCGGGCGGCATTTTGGACGAAGCGGTCGCAGTCTCCGACGCCTTCCTCGCCAGCGGGGAAATCGTATCGGAGCGTGGACGCGACAAGCGTGACATTGAACGCTGGTGGGCCGAACGCGCTGTTCCCGGCGATGTGACCGGCGGCGCACCGATCATCGTATTAGTGGACGCAGGCTCTGCTTCGGCATCGGAAATCGTTGCCGGCGCGCTGCAGGACCATCACCGCGGTCTCGTCATGGGTGAACGCAGCTTCGGCAAGGGCTCGGTGCAGAATGTACTGCCCCTGACGCGCGATACGGGCCTTCGCCTGACGGTTGCCCGTTACCATTTGCCTTCGGGCCGCTCGGTTCAGGAAGGCGGCATCAAGCCCGACATCCAGGTCCCGCAGCTTTCCGACCCTGATTACAAGAAGCGCGTTGCCATTCGCGAATCCGATCTTCGTCGTCACCTGATCAACGAGATGCAGGATAATGCGAAAGAGCTGGAAGAAGATATCGCCGACGATCCCCGCTTCGCCCTGACGGCCGAGCAGTTGAAGGCCAAGGGGATTACCGATTTCCAACTGCATTATGCGATGGAAACGCTCAACCGCTTGGGCACCAAGACCATGAAGCTGGCCGAAAAGCCGGTAAAGGGTAAGGCGCAGAATTAA
- a CDS encoding aspartyl/asparaginyl beta-hydroxylase domain-containing protein, with the protein MSESQAEARLTQDRFDISALVAKADHRREAGDRRAANAYYAAALRIAAARPSTDSGVLRDVARAETGTRWLGEMFQQALVDALEAGGYPRDKQHPRFRASLDMMLGITQRLPEYRPYPQKPMAHYYPDVEYLQFADTSHYDWVPKIEAGFDAMKAEALALLADHQGFEPYMKATGERPQTDHHGLLENPDWSTLYLWQNGAPVEEHISRCPILYQAIIDHAPLCHIGPRAPSIMLSLLRPGAKIPPHTGMLNSRLICHLPLIVPPDCGFRVGSETIAWQEGKIIAFDDSVEHEAWNNSAFDRLVLIFDIWRPEITAEERAQITAMFAAVDNYR; encoded by the coding sequence ATGTCCGAAAGCCAAGCGGAAGCGCGGCTGACGCAAGACCGGTTCGACATTTCCGCACTGGTGGCCAAGGCCGACCACCGACGCGAGGCGGGCGACCGGCGGGCGGCCAATGCCTATTATGCGGCGGCACTGCGCATCGCGGCAGCGCGTCCGTCAACCGACAGCGGAGTCTTGCGCGACGTAGCGCGGGCGGAAACCGGCACGCGGTGGTTGGGGGAAATGTTTCAACAGGCGCTTGTTGATGCGCTTGAGGCGGGCGGATACCCGCGCGACAAGCAACATCCCCGTTTTCGCGCCTCGCTGGACATGATGCTCGGCATCACGCAACGCCTACCCGAATACCGCCCCTATCCGCAAAAGCCGATGGCACATTATTATCCGGATGTGGAATATCTGCAGTTTGCCGATACCAGCCACTATGATTGGGTGCCGAAAATAGAGGCCGGGTTCGATGCGATGAAGGCCGAGGCGCTGGCATTGCTGGCCGATCATCAGGGCTTTGAACCTTATATGAAAGCAACCGGAGAGCGGCCCCAGACGGATCATCATGGCCTGCTCGAAAATCCGGACTGGAGCACGCTCTATCTGTGGCAGAATGGCGCGCCGGTGGAGGAACATATAAGCCGCTGTCCCATCCTGTATCAGGCGATAATCGACCACGCGCCGCTCTGCCATATCGGCCCGCGTGCGCCATCCATCATGCTGTCGCTGCTCCGCCCGGGGGCGAAGATTCCGCCGCATACGGGCATGCTGAACAGCCGCCTGATCTGCCACCTGCCCCTGATCGTTCCGCCCGATTGCGGCTTTCGCGTGGGTAGCGAGACGATTGCGTGGCAAGAGGGCAAGATCATCGCGTTCGACGACAGCGTCGAGCATGAGGCGTGGAACAACAGTGCCTTTGACCGGCTCGTCCTGATTTTCGATATCTGGCGGCCCGAAATTACCGCCGAAGAACGCGCGCAAATTACGGCGATGTTCGCCGCGGTCGACAATTACCGATAA